A segment of the uncultured Desulfobulbus sp. genome:
CGAGAGGGGCATGGTTGGGTGCTCCGTTTTTTTATCGACAAGGAAGGCGGGGTAGGTATTGACGACTGTGCAGAGGCCAGTCGCGAGATCAGCGCCTATCTGGAAGTAGAAGACCTTATCTCTCATGCCTACCACCTTGAAGTCTCTTCCCCCGGCCTTGAACGGCCGCTGAAAAAAAAGAGCGATTTCATTCGATTTGCCGATCGGCTGGTGCGGATCAAATTGCGGCAACCTCTCGGCGAGCAGAAGGTGCTCATCGGCACGCTGCTGGGCCTGGATGAGGATGCCATAGTATTAGAATTGGACAAGGAAACCGTCCGCATCGATTTGGAAAATATATCAAGGGCAAGGTTGACGCTGTAGTCCCGGATCGGCCGATGTCGAGCAGCCTTTAA
Coding sequences within it:
- the rimP gene encoding ribosome maturation factor RimP, which translates into the protein MEETTDRLLATIQGFADPLLRDMGMELVEVQFRREGHGWVLRFFIDKEGGVGIDDCAEASREISAYLEVEDLISHAYHLEVSSPGLERPLKKKSDFIRFADRLVRIKLRQPLGEQKVLIGTLLGLDEDAIVLELDKETVRIDLENISRARLTL